The following proteins are encoded in a genomic region of Hippopotamus amphibius kiboko isolate mHipAmp2 chromosome 8, mHipAmp2.hap2, whole genome shotgun sequence:
- the SLC35E4 gene encoding solute carrier family 35 member E4 isoform X7 yields the protein MCRCPREHHDGRMTSAEAVAVAGGARWAGSPEWPPDTPQALRRPGRALVAVAALVWLLAGAGMSSLNKWIFTVHGFRRPLLLSALHMLAAALACHRGARRPMPGRTRRQVLLLSLTFGASMACGNVGLSAVPLDLAQLAATTTPLITLALSALLLGRRHHPLQFAAMGPLCLGAACSLAGELRTPPAGCGFLLVATCLRGFKSVQQNKSFRQDQEKDGPLV from the coding sequence ATGTGCCGCTGCCCGCGGGAGCACCATGACGGCAGGATGACCTCAGCTGAGGCAGTGGCGGTGGCTGGCGGTGCTCGGTGGGCCGGGTCCCCCGAGTGGCCCCCTGACACCCCGCAGGCCCTACGACGGCCTGGCCGGGCCCTGGTGGCCGTGGCAGCACTGGTGTGGCTGCTGGCGGGAGCCGGCATGTCGAGCCTCAACAAGTGGATTTTCACGGTGCACGGCTTCAGGCGGCCTCTGCTGCTCTCCGCGCTGCACATGCTGGCAGCCGCGCTGGCATGCCACCGGGGGGCGCGGCGCCCCATGCCCGGACGCACCCGCCGCCAAGTGCTGCTGCTCAGCCTCACCTTCGGCGCCTCGATGGCCTGTGGCAACGTGGGCCTGAGCGCTGTGCCCCTGGACCTGGCGCAGCTGGCCGCCACCACCACGCCGCTGATCACGCTGGCCCTGTCGGCGCTGCTGCTCGGCCGGCGCCACCACCCACTGCAGTTCGCGGCCATGGGCCCGCTCTGCCTGGGGGCGGCCTGCAGCCTGGCTGGAGAGCTCCGGACACCCCCGGCTGGCTGTGGTTTCCTGCTGGTGGCCACCTGCCTCCGTGGCTTCAAGTCCGTTCAGCAGA
- the TCN2 gene encoding transcobalamin-2, translating to MGGLGALLFLLGGLGALAHICDITEVDSTLVERLGQRLLPWMDRLSPEQLNPSIYVGLRLSSLQAGAKEAHYLHSLKLSYQQSLLSNDNSDSEAKPSMGRLALYLLALRANCEVVGGRKGDRLVSQLKRFLEDEKRAIGHNHKGHPHTSYYQYGLGILALCVHQKRVHDSVVGKLLYAVEHEQLLQQGHLSVDTVAMAGLAFSCLELSNFNPNQRNRITQALRRVREEILKAQTPEGHFGNVYSTPLALQLLMASLRPTVEMGTACLKAKASLLASLQHKAFQNPLVISQLLPILNQKSYVDLISPDCQAPRALLEPATETPSQTQVPEFIHVTLKVSSISPSYRHSVSVPAGSSLEDVLKKAQENGRFRYGTQASLSGPYLTSVMGKTAEAREFWQLLRAPDTPLLQGIADYRPRDGETIELRLVGW from the exons ATGGGGGGCCTCGGGgccctcctcttcctgctgggGGGCCTGGGAGCTCTCGCCCACATCTGCG ACATAACAGAGGTGGACAGCACGCTGGTGGAGAGGCTGGGCCAGCGCCTCTTGCCCTGGATGGACCGGCTCTCCCCGGAGCAGCTGAACCCCAGTATCTACGTGGGCCTGCGCCTCTCCAGCCTGCAGGCTGGGGCCAAGGAGGCCCACTACCTGCACAGCCTCAAGCTCAGCTACCAGCAGAGCCTCCTGAG CAATGACAACAGTGACTCCGAGGCCAAGCCCTCCATGGGCCGGCTGGCCCTCTACCTGCTCGCTCTCCGGGCCAACTGCGAGGTTGTTGGAGGCCGCAAGGGGGACAGGCTGGTCTCACAGCTGAAGCGGTTCCTGGAGGATGAGAAGAGGGCCATCG GGCACAATCACAAGGGCCACCCCCACACCAGCTACTACCAGTACGGCCTGGGCATCCTGGCCCTGTGTGTCCACCAAAAGCGGGTCCACGACAGCGTGGTGGGCAAGCTCCTGTACGCCGTGGAACACGAGCAGCTTCTCCAGCAGGGCCACCTCTCTGTGG ATACGGTGGCCATGGCGGGCTTGGCCTTCTCCTGTCTGGAGCTATCCAACTTCAACCCCAATCAGAGAAACCGGATCACCCAGGCCCTCAGGAGAGTGCGAGAGGAGATCCTGAAGGCCCAGACCCCAGAGGGCCACTTTGGGAATGTCTATAGCACTCCTCTGGCGCTGCAG TTGCTGATGGCCTCTCTCAGGCCCACTGTGGAGATGGGCACAGCATGCCTCAAGGCCAAGGCTTCTTTGTTGGCCAGCCTACAGCACAAGGCCTTCCAGAACCCTCTCGTGATTTCTCAGCTACTGCCCATCCTGAACCAGAAGAGCTATGTGGATCTCATCTCCCCAGACTGCCAGGCACCAAGAG CCCTGTTGGAACCAGCTACGGAGACCCCTTCACAGACGCAAGTCCCAGAATTCATCCACGTCACGCTGAAGGTCTCCAGCATCTCTCCTTCGTATAGACACTCCGTCTCTGTCCCTGCCGGCTCCTCCTTGGAAGACGTCCTGAAGAAGGCCCAGGAGAACGGAAGATTCAG GTATGGAACACAGGCCTCCTTGTCAGGCCCCTACCTGACCTCCGTGATGGGGAAAACAGCTGAGGCCCGTGAGTTCTGGCAGCTCCTCCGAGCCCCTGACACCCCGCTGCTGCAAG GCATTGCTGACTACAGACCCAGGGATGGAGAAACCATTGAGCTGCGGCTGGTTGGCTGGTAG